In one Nostoc sp. KVJ3 genomic region, the following are encoded:
- a CDS encoding Nif3-like dinuclear metal center hexameric protein, with translation MKITDLITWFEAWANPAWCESWDNCGWQIEPGVLQEKTRVLVCLTPTLAVMQEAIAENANLIFAHHPLIFNPLKSLRTGETIAEMVRLAFTHNIGIYSAHTNFDQVQDGTADVLAQILELKEVTPIVPTQGGLGYGRVGLLEPFLTLQELLAAIQTRLNPPNLIFSPSADLQQTISRVAVLGGSGAGYISAVAKTGATAYLTSDCKFHQFQESRDRNIILIDAGHYATERPACDRLVQKFQSLNLDWVQLSQKDEDFRQFFA, from the coding sequence ATGAAAATTACTGATTTAATTACTTGGTTTGAAGCATGGGCAAATCCCGCCTGGTGTGAAAGTTGGGATAATTGTGGCTGGCAAATAGAACCAGGAGTTTTGCAGGAAAAAACACGGGTTTTGGTTTGTTTAACACCTACTTTGGCAGTAATGCAAGAAGCGATCGCAGAAAATGCTAATCTGATATTTGCTCATCATCCATTGATTTTTAATCCTCTCAAATCTTTACGCACTGGTGAAACGATCGCCGAAATGGTACGGTTAGCTTTTACCCACAATATTGGTATTTACAGCGCTCATACCAACTTCGATCAAGTGCAGGATGGAACTGCTGACGTTTTAGCTCAAATTTTAGAACTCAAAGAAGTTACTCCCATAGTACCGACACAAGGAGGATTAGGATATGGTCGTGTTGGTTTGCTAGAGCCATTTCTGACACTACAAGAATTACTCGCAGCTATTCAAACCCGACTTAATCCCCCTAATTTAATTTTTTCCCCAAGTGCTGATTTACAGCAAACAATTTCCCGCGTTGCTGTTTTGGGTGGTTCGGGGGCTGGTTACATTTCAGCCGTCGCCAAAACTGGGGCGACAGCTTATTTAACTTCTGACTGTAAATTTCATCAGTTTCAAGAAAGCCGCGATCGCAATATTATCTTAATCGATGCTGGACATTATGCTACCGAACGTCCGGCTTGCGATCGCTTGGTACAAAAATTCCAGTCCTTAAACCTAGACTGGGTGCAACTCAGTCAAAAGGATGAAGATTTTCGCCAGTTTTTTGCATGA
- a CDS encoding NAD(P)H-quinone oxidoreductase subunit 4: MNAIEFPWLTAIILLPLVAALAIPLIPDKEGRTVRWYGLGVAIADFALMIYAFWYKYDFQSSTLQLVENYPWIPQLGLHWAVGVDGLSMPLLLLTGLINTLAIFAAWKVTTKPRLFYGLMLAMYSAQLGVFVAQDLLLFFLMWEIELVPVYLLISIWGGQNRRYAATKFILYTAAASIFILIAGFAMAFSGDTVTFDMATLGMKQYPKTLELLVYAGFLIAFGVKLPIFPLHTWLPDAHGEASAPGSMILAGVLLKMGGYALIRFNVEMLPNAHVTFAPVLAILGVVNIVYGACCAFAQTNLKRRLAYSSIAHMGFVLIGIASYTELGISGAVLQMVSHGLIAASLFFLSGVTYDRTHTLMMDKMGGMAKVMPKTFALFTIGSMASLALPGMSGFVGELMVFLGIATSDVYSSSFKVVVVLLSAVGVILTPIYLLSMLRQVFYGEQNQELHLDAGISDVKPREIFITACLLLPIIGIGFYPKLATQTYDVKAVELAAHARQVLPVVAHQQPSSLYSRIFTAPTLATSQVENSINISE; this comes from the coding sequence ATGAATGCTATTGAATTTCCCTGGCTAACAGCCATAATCCTCTTACCCTTGGTGGCTGCCTTAGCCATTCCCCTGATCCCAGACAAAGAAGGTAGAACTGTGCGGTGGTATGGTCTGGGGGTTGCGATCGCTGACTTTGCACTGATGATTTATGCCTTTTGGTATAAGTACGACTTTCAGAGTTCAACACTGCAACTTGTAGAAAACTATCCTTGGATACCGCAATTAGGTTTGCATTGGGCGGTGGGGGTTGATGGTTTATCGATGCCCTTACTGCTTCTAACAGGCTTAATAAATACCCTCGCAATCTTCGCGGCTTGGAAAGTTACTACCAAGCCGCGATTATTTTATGGTTTGATGCTAGCGATGTACAGCGCCCAACTTGGAGTATTCGTCGCTCAAGATTTGCTGCTGTTCTTCCTAATGTGGGAAATCGAGTTAGTGCCGGTTTACCTGCTGATTTCCATCTGGGGAGGACAAAACCGCCGTTATGCAGCTACCAAATTCATTCTTTACACTGCTGCTGCATCAATATTTATCTTGATTGCCGGTTTTGCAATGGCATTCTCTGGAGATACCGTCACCTTCGATATGGCGACTTTGGGAATGAAACAATACCCCAAAACCTTGGAATTACTGGTTTATGCAGGTTTCTTGATTGCCTTTGGTGTAAAACTCCCAATTTTCCCCTTACACACTTGGCTACCTGATGCCCACGGTGAAGCATCAGCACCCGGTTCGATGATTTTGGCTGGCGTGTTGTTAAAAATGGGTGGTTATGCCCTCATCCGCTTCAATGTGGAAATGTTGCCCAATGCCCATGTGACTTTTGCCCCAGTGCTGGCAATTTTGGGTGTGGTTAACATTGTCTACGGTGCTTGCTGCGCCTTCGCTCAAACAAATCTCAAACGCCGCTTGGCTTACTCTTCAATTGCCCACATGGGATTTGTGCTAATTGGCATTGCTTCCTATACAGAACTGGGGATCAGTGGTGCAGTGCTACAGATGGTTTCCCACGGCTTGATTGCTGCTAGCTTATTCTTCCTGTCTGGCGTGACATACGATCGCACTCACACCTTGATGATGGATAAAATGGGCGGTATGGCCAAGGTAATGCCCAAAACCTTTGCTTTGTTTACTATTGGTTCAATGGCATCTCTCGCCTTACCCGGAATGAGTGGTTTTGTAGGTGAATTGATGGTATTTCTGGGTATCGCCACCAGTGATGTTTACAGTTCCAGCTTTAAAGTTGTAGTTGTGCTGCTGTCAGCCGTTGGCGTGATTTTGACACCGATTTATTTACTGTCTATGCTGCGTCAAGTATTCTACGGTGAGCAAAATCAAGAGTTACACTTGGATGCTGGAATATCTGATGTCAAACCCCGCGAAATATTTATTACCGCTTGTTTATTGCTGCCAATCATTGGAATTGGTTTCTATCCCAAATTAGCAACACAGACTTATGATGTGAAGGCAGTAGAATTAGCCGCTCATGCTCGTCAAGTTTTACCAGTTGTGGCTCATCAGCAACCATCAAGTCTGTACTCGCGGATTTTTACAGCACCAACATTGGCTACTTCTCAAGTTGAAAATTCGATTAACATTTCTGAGTAA
- a CDS encoding CVNH domain-containing protein — protein MLKICVTFLCGIFLSFNLVIGNAWATGQFSQTCKNISVDGSTLTATCEKADGYTLSPTSIDLNPHIANLDGSLSWDGEEFAQTCDNVGLAGPNRLRAECERADGQTYQGTYIDLNEHITNIDGTLKFE, from the coding sequence ATGCTGAAAATTTGTGTAACTTTTTTGTGTGGTATCTTTCTGAGCTTTAATTTAGTCATCGGTAACGCTTGGGCAACTGGTCAATTTTCTCAGACCTGTAAAAATATTAGTGTTGATGGCTCAACCCTAACGGCTACTTGCGAAAAAGCCGATGGATATACTCTTTCTCCAACTTCCATCGACTTAAATCCACATATCGCCAATCTTGATGGAAGCTTAAGCTGGGATGGAGAGGAATTTGCTCAGACTTGTGACAATGTTGGTTTAGCTGGCCCCAACAGACTCCGTGCTGAGTGCGAGAGAGCTGATGGACAGACATATCAGGGAACATACATTGATCTTAATGAGCATATTACCAATATTGACGGAACTCTCAAATTTGAATAA
- a CDS encoding XisH family protein, with the protein MPAKDIFHDAVRRALEKEGWLITNDPLFLRFGGLDMYIDLGAEKVLAAERNQEKIAVEVKSFVAPSTTTEFSTALGQYLKYQLALEQEQPERLLYLAVPLDTYRSFFTLELPRLLIQRYQVRLIVFDPEEEAIVKWQK; encoded by the coding sequence ATGCCAGCGAAAGATATATTCCATGATGCAGTAAGACGAGCTTTGGAGAAAGAGGGTTGGCTCATCACTAATGACCCGCTTTTCCTCCGTTTTGGTGGTTTGGATATGTATATCGACCTTGGTGCAGAGAAAGTTTTAGCAGCTGAACGAAATCAAGAAAAAATTGCGGTGGAAGTTAAAAGCTTTGTTGCTCCATCTACTACAACTGAATTTAGTACTGCTCTAGGACAGTATCTCAAATATCAATTAGCACTTGAACAAGAACAACCTGAGAGACTTCTATATTTAGCAGTTCCCTTAGACACCTATCGTTCTTTTTTCACCTTAGAACTACCACGCTTATTAATCCAACGTTACCAAGTTCGGCTGATTGTTTTCGACCCAGAAGAGGAGGCGATCGTAAAATGGCAAAAGTAG
- a CDS encoding XisI protein, whose product MAKVEQYRQLIQELLLAYSEIKASNEEVEAEVIFDRERDRYQLVNAGWSNKRRVYGCVLHLDIKNEKIWIQHDGTEGGIANELISRGVPKQDIVLAFHSPFKRQFTEFAVG is encoded by the coding sequence ATGGCAAAAGTAGAACAATACCGTCAACTTATTCAAGAACTGTTGCTAGCTTACAGCGAAATCAAAGCTAGCAACGAAGAAGTCGAAGCAGAAGTTATTTTTGATCGAGAACGCGATCGCTACCAACTTGTCAACGCGGGGTGGTCAAATAAGCGCCGTGTATATGGCTGTGTTTTGCATCTAGATATTAAAAATGAAAAAATTTGGATTCAACACGATGGTACAGAAGGAGGCATCGCTAATGAACTTATTAGTCGAGGTGTACCCAAACAAGACATTGTTTTGGCTTTTCATTCTCCCTTTAAACGACAATTTACTGAGTTCGCTGTTGGTTAA
- a CDS encoding antibiotic biosynthesis monooxygenase, which translates to MEQDDQFVTVVITQVVKPGCETAYEAWLKDITRVSRTYAGHLGTNVIRPQLGVRNEYAIIFRFDGYENLKVWMTSRDREYWLNEGKHLVESDPYVQQICGLEAWFSLPGQPLKTPPRYKTALLTWAAVYVLINILSTFLVPLLRGLPHLIISLIVTVIMVVLLTYVVMPRVSRFFSWWLYPKSRKI; encoded by the coding sequence ATGGAACAGGACGATCAATTTGTAACCGTGGTCATTACACAAGTTGTCAAACCAGGATGCGAAACTGCTTATGAGGCTTGGTTGAAAGATATTACCAGGGTTTCCAGAACCTATGCGGGTCATCTGGGAACAAATGTGATTCGTCCCCAACTTGGGGTACGAAATGAATATGCGATCATCTTCCGATTTGATGGTTATGAAAATTTAAAGGTGTGGATGACATCACGCGATCGCGAATACTGGCTCAATGAAGGTAAGCATTTGGTTGAATCTGACCCTTACGTTCAACAAATCTGTGGATTAGAAGCTTGGTTTTCACTCCCCGGTCAACCACTGAAAACTCCACCACGCTATAAAACAGCATTGCTGACTTGGGCTGCTGTATACGTATTGATTAATATTTTGAGTACATTTCTAGTCCCTCTGCTGCGCGGTTTACCACATTTGATTATTTCGCTGATCGTTACCGTTATTATGGTTGTACTTTTGACCTACGTTGTTATGCCTAGAGTCAGCCGTTTCTTTAGTTGGTGGCTATATCCTAAATCACGAAAAATTTAG
- a CDS encoding SMP-30/gluconolactonase/LRE family protein has translation MEDSPGLPPIYVDTRIELAPAKILTSFPVNTFLENLAIAPDGTIFVTNHEIGKIVRITLDGNQQIHASVEGKVSGLAFTTNGDLVATGWNADSIPVVSLVKSDGTVKTLLTLPEAIFLNGITPLSGTQYLTADSYRGAIWLIDVAQRRGSIWLEHPILARSNSESVFPAANGLKRFGDFLYVSNTEKMLLLRIPIDTANQPGEPEIFVEQTNIDDFAFDVEGNLYGATHIYNSVVRIAPDGSTTIIAQAESGVIGSTAVAFGQSEGDRTAIYVVNNGGMFLPPPTGVVPANVVRFEVGKAGYPLA, from the coding sequence ATGGAAGATTCACCAGGTTTACCCCCTATTTATGTAGATACGCGGATTGAATTAGCACCTGCTAAAATTCTTACCTCGTTCCCGGTTAATACTTTTTTAGAAAATCTAGCGATCGCACCAGATGGCACAATTTTTGTAACCAATCATGAGATCGGTAAGATTGTTCGCATTACCCTAGATGGCAATCAGCAAATTCATGCCAGTGTTGAAGGTAAGGTAAGTGGTCTTGCTTTTACTACCAACGGCGATCTAGTGGCAACAGGCTGGAATGCAGATTCTATACCCGTGGTTTCTCTAGTTAAAAGTGATGGCACAGTGAAAACGTTGCTGACACTACCAGAAGCTATATTTCTTAATGGCATCACCCCACTTTCTGGCACTCAGTATTTAACAGCAGATTCCTATCGGGGTGCAATCTGGCTGATTGATGTTGCTCAACGCCGTGGATCAATTTGGCTAGAACACCCAATTCTGGCTCGTAGCAATTCGGAGAGCGTGTTTCCGGCTGCAAATGGCTTGAAGCGTTTTGGTGATTTCCTGTACGTTTCAAATACAGAAAAAATGTTGCTGTTGCGCATTCCCATTGATACTGCAAATCAACCAGGTGAGCCGGAAATTTTTGTTGAGCAGACTAATATTGATGATTTTGCCTTTGATGTGGAAGGGAACCTTTATGGAGCAACGCACATTTACAACAGTGTGGTAAGAATTGCGCCCGATGGTAGTACAACCATCATTGCTCAAGCTGAGTCAGGTGTAATTGGTAGCACAGCAGTGGCTTTTGGTCAAAGTGAAGGCGATCGCACCGCAATTTATGTTGTGAATAATGGGGGAATGTTTTTACCTCCACCCACAGGGGTCGTTCCTGCTAATGTTGTTCGATTCGAGGTTGGGAAAGCTGGATATCCTTTAGCTTGA
- a CDS encoding Dethiobiotin synthetase: MNYETARKLLIDQTITTEENPDALLTRMKQGKPPVPGQITSILLALKVVFESLKDAKTLDRELALALYQLSIKAQQLFAAGRKVGIDWPPLLKEDLLRISLASESIFSGIWQTLAPINLGKV; encoded by the coding sequence ATGAATTACGAAACGGCTCGGAAACTCCTCATAGATCAGACAATCACAACCGAGGAAAACCCAGATGCGCTGTTAACGCGTATGAAACAGGGGAAACCGCCGGTACCCGGTCAGATCACCTCGATTTTGTTGGCATTGAAAGTGGTGTTTGAATCCCTCAAAGATGCAAAGACTCTAGACCGAGAATTAGCTTTGGCCCTTTATCAGTTAAGCATCAAGGCGCAACAGCTATTTGCCGCAGGACGTAAAGTCGGCATAGATTGGCCGCCATTACTAAAGGAAGATTTGCTACGAATTTCCTTAGCATCTGAAAGTATCTTTTCAGGTATATGGCAAACCCTAGCTCCTATAAACTTAGGGAAGGTATAA
- a CDS encoding IS1634 family transposase yields MSPTSETKIKNIDHLGIVAGLIDEIGIVDIINSKLGIDVREKISSGILVKAILLNGLGFVSRPLYLFSQFFEDKGIELLLAEGIKSDYVNDDKLGRVMDKLYKYGLNNLFIEIVLSVINKFKIETKYSHLDATSFHLHGEYKNEYNQEKELEIIKQKPIIITKGYSRDHRADLKQCVLDLITSSDGDIPLLMRAGDGNEADKAVFGKILGEFKKQINFDSIMVCDSALYSQENLQLIEHLKWISRVPMTIKRAKELVHSVEIEEINSEESAKRAALNLDGYKWKSEIVNYGGIKQNWLIVESQKRQESDLKKLEKKMKTEKIKVEKLLKEINKEDFESPEQARYKLKSVNKKLNLFEIKEVKVIQSKSKGNKTIYKIEGVEHQKPEEIERIRKEAGRFILATNLVDDDKLKPEEILTNYKNQQSCERGFRFLKDPLFFADSLFVENPERIETMLFLMSLCLLVYNLGQRELRNSLKRIKIGIKNQLGKLTISPTLRWVFQCFQGIHLLTLNGVNQIVNLTLERNFILNCLPSSCLKYYLLS; encoded by the coding sequence TTGTCTCCAACCTCAGAAACAAAAATTAAAAATATAGATCACTTAGGAATAGTAGCTGGACTAATTGATGAAATAGGAATAGTTGACATAATCAACTCCAAATTAGGAATAGATGTTCGGGAAAAAATTTCATCAGGAATATTAGTAAAAGCTATTCTGCTCAATGGATTAGGATTTGTATCAAGACCTTTATATTTATTTAGTCAATTTTTTGAAGACAAAGGAATCGAATTATTATTGGCAGAAGGAATAAAAAGCGATTATGTGAATGATGATAAACTGGGAAGAGTTATGGATAAATTGTATAAATATGGATTGAATAACCTATTTATAGAAATTGTCTTATCTGTGATTAATAAATTCAAGATAGAAACAAAATATTCTCATTTAGATGCGACATCATTTCATCTGCATGGGGAATATAAAAATGAATATAATCAAGAGAAAGAGTTAGAAATAATCAAACAAAAACCAATAATTATCACCAAAGGATATTCGCGCGACCATAGAGCAGACTTGAAACAATGTGTATTAGATTTAATAACAAGTAGTGATGGAGATATACCATTATTAATGAGAGCAGGAGATGGAAATGAAGCAGACAAAGCCGTGTTTGGAAAAATATTAGGAGAGTTTAAAAAGCAGATAAACTTTGATAGTATCATGGTCTGTGATAGTGCATTGTATAGTCAAGAAAATCTCCAATTAATCGAACATCTAAAATGGATAAGTAGAGTACCGATGACAATCAAAAGAGCAAAGGAATTAGTTCATTCGGTAGAGATAGAAGAGATAAATTCCGAAGAAAGTGCAAAAAGAGCAGCCTTGAATTTAGACGGATACAAGTGGAAATCGGAAATAGTAAATTATGGTGGCATCAAACAAAATTGGCTAATAGTAGAAAGTCAAAAAAGACAAGAAAGTGATTTGAAGAAGTTAGAAAAAAAGATGAAAACCGAAAAAATCAAAGTTGAAAAGCTGCTCAAGGAAATAAACAAAGAAGATTTTGAAAGTCCAGAACAAGCTCGATATAAACTAAAAAGCGTAAACAAAAAATTGAACCTCTTTGAAATTAAAGAAGTTAAGGTTATTCAAAGTAAATCAAAAGGTAATAAGACTATTTACAAAATAGAAGGAGTGGAGCATCAAAAGCCAGAAGAGATAGAAAGAATCAGAAAAGAAGCGGGAAGATTTATTTTAGCGACAAACTTAGTTGACGATGATAAGTTAAAACCAGAAGAAATTTTGACAAATTACAAAAATCAACAGTCTTGTGAAAGAGGGTTCAGATTTCTAAAAGACCCTTTGTTTTTTGCCGATAGTTTATTTGTAGAAAACCCTGAAAGAATCGAGACGATGTTATTTTTAATGTCTTTGTGCTTGTTAGTTTATAATCTTGGACAAAGGGAACTGAGAAATAGCTTAAAAAGAATCAAAATCGGAATCAAAAATCAACTAGGTAAGTTAACGATTTCTCCGACATTAAGATGGGTGTTTCAATGTTTTCAAGGAATTCATCTTTTGACTTTAAATGGTGTTAACCAAATTGTTAATTTAACATTAGAACGTAATTTTATTTTGAATTGCCTGCCATCATCTTGTCTAAAATATTATCTGCTTTCTTAA
- a CDS encoding DUF427 domain-containing protein, whose protein sequence is MTKAIWNGAVLAESDRTVVVENNHYFPADSINKEYFTDSSTHSTCPWKGVASYYSVEVDGQINKDAAWYYPSTKEKAKNIEGYVAFWKGVKVET, encoded by the coding sequence ATGACGAAAGCAATTTGGAATGGCGCAGTTTTAGCCGAAAGCGATCGCACCGTAGTTGTGGAAAACAACCATTATTTCCCTGCTGACTCTATTAACAAGGAGTACTTCACAGACAGTAGCACCCACAGTACTTGTCCTTGGAAAGGTGTCGCAAGCTACTATAGTGTTGAAGTTGATGGGCAAATCAACAAAGATGCTGCTTGGTATTATCCCAGCACCAAGGAGAAGGCTAAGAATATTGAGGGCTATGTCGCCTTTTGGAAGGGTGTAAAAGTAGAGACTTGA
- a CDS encoding energy-coupling factor ABC transporter ATP-binding protein, with protein sequence MQEYLLEFEQVYYTYPVAQQSALNGLTLKIPSGKKCALIGQNGCGKTTLFLLANGLYKPDSGIVRWRGEALNYNRNYLSSLRQKVGLVFQDPEQQLVASTVEEDISYGLCNLGLPEPEIKDRVEQALVEFGLTNLAERPVHHLSLGQKKRVSIADVMVLRPELLVLDEPTAYLDIKHTRNLIETMKKIHQDGTTLVMATHDLDLVYRWADWVFVMDKGQLMAEGKPQDIFSQRLLLEELELGVPLIYEMLFDGLSTEEEAVIERVRQRILELFRNSS encoded by the coding sequence ATGCAGGAATATTTACTCGAATTTGAACAGGTGTATTACACCTATCCAGTAGCACAGCAATCAGCTTTAAATGGTCTAACACTGAAAATTCCATCTGGAAAAAAATGTGCATTAATTGGTCAAAATGGTTGTGGTAAAACTACACTATTTTTATTAGCTAATGGTCTATATAAACCTGATTCTGGTATTGTCCGTTGGCGTGGTGAAGCGTTAAATTATAACCGAAACTATCTTAGTAGCTTACGGCAGAAGGTTGGGTTAGTATTTCAAGATCCAGAACAACAATTAGTAGCTTCTACTGTTGAAGAAGATATATCTTACGGTTTGTGTAATTTGGGTTTACCAGAACCCGAAATTAAAGACCGAGTAGAGCAAGCATTAGTTGAATTTGGACTAACTAATTTAGCAGAAAGACCAGTACATCATTTGAGTTTAGGACAAAAAAAGCGAGTTTCTATAGCAGATGTAATGGTGCTGCGCCCAGAACTTTTGGTGCTGGATGAGCCAACAGCTTATTTAGATATCAAACATACTCGAAACTTGATAGAAACCATGAAAAAAATTCATCAAGATGGAACTACTTTAGTCATGGCAACCCATGATTTGGATTTAGTTTATCGGTGGGCAGATTGGGTTTTTGTCATGGATAAAGGTCAACTGATGGCAGAAGGGAAACCACAAGATATATTTAGCCAGCGTCTACTTTTAGAAGAGTTAGAGTTAGGCGTACCATTGATATATGAGATGTTATTTGATGGACTATCTACCGAGGAAGAAGCAGTTATAGAACGAGTAAGACAGCGAATATTAGAGCTATTTCGTAATTCTTCATAA
- the cbiQ gene encoding cobalt ECF transporter T component CbiQ: MSLQIDTLAYTNRLRRLPPEHKLIFALTTLAISLATHALVQILMALWIGIWTVVYARIPAGVYFRLLMFTIVFCLTSLPALMVNGVAIIDLPRVQLDSLYGLTLGHFYIYISHSGSIQAWGILTRALASVSCLYFLMLTVPFPEILQTLRYLRFPVLLSDLLLLMYRFIFILLNTASELWTAQNSRGGYRTWRSAMKSLALLIGQLLQRTLQRYSQFSLGLESRGFVSEFRVWHPRRYRPQARYIIEAIFGCVVLIGLDFWRNAGIFTRI, translated from the coding sequence ATGAGTCTGCAAATAGACACTTTAGCTTACACTAATCGACTGCGAAGATTACCACCAGAACATAAACTAATTTTTGCCCTTACTACTCTTGCTATTTCCCTTGCTACTCATGCATTAGTGCAAATTTTAATGGCGCTTTGGATAGGCATTTGGACAGTTGTATATGCAAGAATTCCGGCTGGTGTGTATTTTCGGTTGTTAATGTTCACCATAGTTTTTTGTTTGACAAGTTTACCAGCCCTAATGGTGAACGGAGTTGCAATTATTGATTTGCCAAGGGTGCAATTAGACTCATTGTATGGACTAACTCTTGGACACTTCTATATTTATATCAGTCATAGTGGCAGTATCCAAGCATGGGGAATTTTAACCAGAGCATTAGCCTCTGTTTCTTGCTTATATTTTCTCATGTTAACTGTGCCTTTCCCGGAAATCTTACAAACTCTGCGTTACTTACGATTTCCAGTGCTTTTAAGCGATTTGTTATTACTAATGTATCGGTTTATTTTCATCTTGCTGAATACAGCCAGTGAATTATGGACGGCACAAAATTCTCGTGGTGGCTACCGTACTTGGCGTAGTGCGATGAAAAGTTTAGCACTACTAATCGGACAACTATTACAGCGAACCTTACAACGTTATAGTCAGTTTTCTCTCGGATTGGAATCACGGGGTTTTGTGAGTGAATTTCGAGTCTGGCATCCCCGACGCTATCGCCCTCAAGCACGATATATCATCGAAGCTATTTTCGGCTGTGTAGTATTAATAGGATTGGATTTTTGGCGGAATGCAGGAATATTTACTCGAATTTGA
- a CDS encoding energy-coupling factor ABC transporter substrate-binding protein yields the protein MNQSKKGLSNWLLVVAVLALAVAPLIFVRGGEFAGSDDKAEKAITQIQPGYKPWFKSFFEPASSEIESLLFASQAALGAGVVGYAIGLYKGRSQQQKREE from the coding sequence ATGAATCAATCTAAAAAAGGGTTGAGTAACTGGCTATTGGTAGTAGCTGTATTAGCTTTAGCAGTTGCACCATTAATATTTGTACGGGGCGGAGAATTTGCCGGTTCCGATGACAAAGCTGAAAAAGCAATTACTCAAATACAACCTGGATATAAACCCTGGTTTAAATCATTTTTTGAACCAGCTAGTAGTGAAATAGAAAGTTTATTATTTGCTTCGCAAGCAGCTTTAGGCGCTGGAGTTGTCGGTTATGCAATTGGCTTGTATAAAGGACGTTCCCAACAACAAAAACGTGAAGAATGA